The Metarhizium brunneum chromosome 3, complete sequence DNA window CCGCTTAATGGAAGAAACAGAGAAGACGTCGCAGGAAAATAATATTCCTCCTGTGTCCTTGTTAATCAAGAAGTGGCCACATCGCCGTCTCAAGGTTCAAgtgtgttacacggaaatcgctggttacacaagggctacagttacgagacctagggcagaaAGTCCTCActaactttttatataaataaatatttttagtCTTTTAAGGCTTTAAGGAAAACTAAgaacttttaatattaaaaactattattaaataaattaagctattactttaagctttttttttaagcttttattataaataatagttttttattaaaaaaaacccttttattttataaagctttttttaggttaaaaagaatataactaataataaaagctttatcTAAAAAAAGCTtgtattattaattaataaaagcctaGGCTAAAAGGTCCTAAAAgttactattattaatattattaatattaatattattaaaagaCAAAAATTAAAGCCTAGAAAGGTCCTGTAACGTTACTGTTATTAACATTATTAAAAGATAAAAGCCCAGGCCTAGAAAGGTCCTGAAGGTCACCGTTATCAATATCATCGTCACCGACATTATCGTCACTAATACCGTCACCGACACTGTTACCGTTACCGTTGCTATTACTATTAACATTATTATTATCATCGTTGAAAGACAGAGGCCCAGGCCAAAAGGTCCTAAAGGTTACCGTCATTATCGTCACCAACACCGTTACCGATACCGTCACTGTTATCGTCGCTgttacctttaatattatcaacgttattaatattattaatattataaatattaatattctAACTTAAATAACAGCTTAAAAGCAAGCTAGAAAAAGGGGAAGCTGGTATTACATAGAAATCGCAGGTTATATAAaggctataattataaaacttaaaGCTAAAAGTTCTTACTAacttcttatataaatagaTAGCTTTAATcccttaaggccttaaggaaaaccaaggacctttaataccaaagactgttattagttgaattgagctaaaattgctctaagccctctttctgagcccttgtcacagataTTCGATTAGAGATTATGCTTCGAGCGGTGCCGGTCCCCCATGTATATTGGCGTCGCGTCGACGTCGCGCTGCAAATGGTTGGCAAAGTCAGCACACATCAGGCCCACGTAGACTCCCGTCTGCGACCCGACAAGGGACTCTAAAGGCAGTCCGGCAGCTTCAAGAGATTCATAGACGACCTCCATGAGCAGTCATTATTATGGGTCAACGCAATGGGCCTCTATGGGCTTAATATTAAACAATGCCGGATTAAAAAGCCGCGGATCGTCGGCCAGCATGTACGATTCTGTAACGTTTGAGGTACTATGATGCAATCCACTAGGGTGATAGAACGCATCAATGTTGAACCTGTTCCTCGGGATCTTGGTCAGTAGCTCCTTTGGTTCTTTCAGGACCTCCCAGAGCTTCGAAGGTGTATCAAGAGACCCTGAAAACCGACAGGCGCTTCCAATAATAGCAATGGGCTTGTTTCCAGAGGAGCCGTGTTGAACACTGTCTATAAGTGATTGTATGTATGGTTTGTTATATGAGTAAGGCTGTGCTATAAGCAGAATTATTGAAAATTCTTTGCTAGGAAGTCCGGTTGTGAATTTGGGTAGTTTGCACTTTGGCGACTGAAGACGTCCTAGTACAcatttttaataagttagGGCGGGAGTATTGTCCTATATTATGACTTTCTACAAGTCTATTTAACACATTTTTGGTATCCAGTCATATGAAGCCAGCCGTCGTCACAAAAAGCTTGACCAATATACCAAGTTGAGACTTTGAATTCAACCAATAAATTTATATCCTTAGTAGCCTACCCTCTAAAAACAGAGagtttcttctctcttttaAAAGTAATCTAAGACAaactagtatattataataaataagtcTTTTAATTAAAgaaaatatttaaataaatagGCACTTTATAGTCGTACTAGGTTCTTCTAGACATAATATAATACAACCTTAAGGTTAAAGATccccgttggcaactaagtgggCTAGCCACTTAGGGTGTGATCCAGAACTGCGGCGCTATCTTGGGGAAAAGTCCGCATAGATACAATCACCACCAACCCACAGTAGGGATTTAAACATATATCGCTCCACAAGTGGACTTTGGCCAATTTTCCCAATTTTTAACACAATACTATTAAAGCTGTTAGTAATACAATATAAGGTGGTTAAGGGAGGCATAATATAATCAATTTTTAGCGCCTAAATAGCTATAgaaattatttattattattactatcgttattattattattattatcgCCAAAAACCTCACAATATTATTGCTAAAAgccttataatattattgCTAAAAGCCTTACTATTACAACCCAGTTATATACAAGAAGCAAGCTAtaagttaggccggctatataagctataaaatagGATAAATAAggcaaataataaattaatagttaaagtaattattatatttaaattataaaaaagaattataatttatataaataaaattataattataatttatataaataaaattataattataatttatataaataaaattataattataataataatttaaaagaaaatattataattgTTATAACCTAGCATgtaggctgcaggttaggccggctgTATAAAGCTGCTAGGCAGCACAAGTATAACaggctataaaatattagttagtataaCAGGACTAATAAGAAGaatacttagttattataagtaagtatatataatacttactagtatttagaagtaagtattaagaatacttacctctataataattaataattataatatataaaaacccttaaatttactttataaataacttctagtttcttagcttttaatataaattattatattaaataagttttatttataactctttaactttaattatttagttataatttataatttattactaatataatacctaactacttagattaactactttaatagctttattaatataaattataattagtttatctCTTAAAAatcttagttattatatattaaaagcttttatttaaattattattatattactttaagtaatacctaataattattaatataatactatataaaattattattatatttaaattaaataaaacctaaaaagaactaataattatttttacttataaaatacttattaaaattatataccTCTAAGaataagtctaataaataaaaaaaaaataataaaaataagctataattattattataattaaaaaaaacttaaaagaaattcttaaaCCTAAAgtattaagattatataataaattcttaggtatactttaaggattttttatttaatttaaggcttattattaataatttttaattaaaataaaagaattttttattaagatattatatataaaaagatatataataaaagtaatatttatataatttaaacttattataaaaaactaccttaataaaaaaaaaataattataaaaaaaaaattaatattatttttaaaagttataataagtttaaaaaagctattaagaaagtttttaaaataattaataaaattaaagctattaagtattatattaataagcttaaataaaagagattaatatttaattatattatttacttttaataatttatattttagcttaattaaaagaataaaccttttatattagctttttataaaaaacttaaagaaaaagttaagaataaactttataaaaaaaataaactaaataacctattaaattatattattataataatataaattaataataaataatattagtaatatatataaaagaaataaggtaaaaaaacctaaaaccttattaaaaaaaagttattaagctatttaatataaaaaatataataaacttattatttataattatatttttaactttaaataaataaagcttaatattactaagaaaaataataaaaaggaaaaaaaatattagaattataaaaaactaagatattttattaataaatataaaaaacctaagaaaaaataaaagctaatactaaaaaaaagtaaaaaataacttaattttattaattaataaaaaattaaagttattaaattaaaagtaaaatataaaaaccttaattagattttttattataataataattattatatttatataagtaataaataaaaaaaaaataatttttaaaaaaactaaaaaaactaaaaaaaaaaattataaactttataaaaaataagctataagtaattaaataattaatataaaaaaacctaaataaataattaataaaaaaaaaacttttataataataaaataaaaaaaattttataaattaaaattattaaaatatttaaataaaaacttatattaaaaaatccttaattaagtataataataagtaaaagtaaaaaaaatttaaagggaataataatataaaaagaaataaaatatataaatttttattacttttaataaattaaaaaataaagtaaaaaatataaatattaataataataatataattctaaatattttaaaagtatttaaaaataaataaaataagaaaaaaatacttataaagctaataattatataaaaataaattatataataatattttcttatattaataagaaaatattttataattcttattttaataataaatattattataataataaaaaactaaatattataatttttaaaaaaaaaaaagaataattcTAAATTTTtactaaaatatataaagtatatatatttaatataagtattatatatatttataatatattaggtatacttttaaattaaggtataactagatatatttttaattaagataaaaggatatttaattaaagtattatattttaaataaaaactcctaaaataaaaaataaaaataattaataataattaaataataattttaaaacctaatttaaatatacctattaaatactaagcttatatagattttataaatatatataaattaaatatatactaattatatatatatataaaaaataagtaataatattaatatatatataagggaaaaatcctaatatataaaagaaaattattacttaaattaccttaatataaaataaaaaattatataatatacctactattaaattatttaaaatatatagtaaataaggctaagaaataatataagtaataatataaaatactagtaatatataaataaatataataaatattaaatatacttaaataaaaaaaccctaagaaaactataaaattaatatattataataaataataattaaataagtaatataataaatagaaGTTTAAtcctaaatataataagaaatatataataaattataataacttaaaatataaaaaatataaaaaaataaaaaattaaatttataattacttatattaaatatttaataataagttttactttaagtacctataaaataaaataaaacttataaaataatactaagaaataaaataataaattataaaaaaatttattctaaaaaacttaaaaaataaggtatattatttataaaaaagctataagctaatataaaaaaaaaaatattaataacccttaatataattaaaagtaaataaagtaataaaataatattaaatactaaagttataaaatattatatttatatacttataaataataatataataagtaattatattttacctaaaattattaattattattaattattataaaaatataaaaaggtattatataagttaattaatattaaaaaaaaactttttacttataataatagaattattaactaagaaactaattattttaaagtataaatttaaggttatttaaaagtaatttaacttaatattataaatatattaaaatataacctagtattaaaatacttataattataaaagaataacctattaattaactaaaaaataagctaattaaaataaaataaaactttaagctaataaaattaataaaatttaaaagaaaaaataaaattttattataacttagcttataaataaaattctaaaaaaaaagaacctttaagtaaattatttaaaaactaataataataaataaataatataaaaataataaatataaggaaaaaagtaattagatttattataataattttaataatattataaaccagaatataaataataataaataataagaaaataaaagctaaaatctaaaaagttattattattttaagaaaaaaccttataaatataaataaaaaacttaaaaagaaaaaaaaaataaaaataataaaaataataaaagcttaataataaaaaaaaaaaacttaaacatattcctaaaaaatattaaaaatataaaaaattatttataaaaaagttaaaaactagattattagaatataattaatagaattattaaattaaattaataaataaaaagttaataatattttataagatttataacttaaatataaaagaacttaaaatactataaaagtatattaataaaatattaataaaaagctatattaaagtatttatattaaaagctaaatacttagttatatttattctaaagaaaaataaaaaattataattaataataaactattaataattaaatataattactataaaaaattaaatattattattacttatctttaaattataaaactaattatataaaataaattagtttattactttaaatttaaagaaagtatataatttaatttaaataaaaaaaggctataaataaaaaatagcttttaaaataaagtttaaattatttaaatacttaataatattatttaagcttattaatatattaataatattttaataaataattaatagtatattataaaaatatttaaataattttataataatatatctaaataatatattaatcttcttaaaaaccttaaaaaactataaaaaatatatatataaggtattataaatattataaaatataaaattattaataaaactagtaaaaagtaaattttatacctaaaaagtaaactttttaagatatataatataattaaataaaatataaataaaaaaatctaaagtaaaagtaataaaaaactagttaatattaaaaaatattaaggatatataaagctttaaaggctttataaattattataaaaaatttattaaaagctataataaaattataatatttttaaataaacttactaaaaaaaataagtaataaaattaaaataataaagtataatatacctttaataaaattaaaaaacttattatatttaaacttattttaagaacttttaatttaaaaaaaaaaataaaactaaaaactaattttttagattttactttaaaaatataagttaaataataaaataataataaaaaactataccttattatattttatttaaagaaattttataaagtaaaacttaattactttatttataataaaaattttttaataattattaatacttttaaaaaatttaaatattattttataaaaaataagtataaaattaaaatatatattaattataaaaatattttttattttataataatataataattaaataaataataaatttaataagctaaatattttttagaatttaattataaaattatttattaaaaaaaatctaaaaataaataagtaaatactttaagttaaaaaagtaattataatataaaagtacttataataataaaataactccttaagattaataaaaataataacttttaataaaaataactaaatattatattaaaggtataaaataaaaacctagtatataagaaaatttaataataggtaaaaaagaaagataagtttataaatatgCCAGaagaatattttataaaacctagaaTTATTCTAAAGtactataaaaaaacctaaatacctttaaagttataaaaagaatatattaaagaaatatataaatatttagcttataaatactaagaaatctataaaatactagataaaatataataataatatgaTTTTGTAACGGTGGCTTAGGTTCTAAGGCATAGTAGGTCTGTTTCTTAGGAAGTAAGTTAGGTTAAATACTACAGAGTAGCTTTTAagtagtattataataaggctaTTAAGAGTATAactcttaataataaaactattacttaaattaattaataaagatCTAAACTATTAGATTATAGGAATACCTCCtttttaagtacttatttatctttttattatagttttagattatttaaattacttaataatcCTAATGATCttatcttattaaattatttatatgatttaataagctattatatgACCTAATATTCTTATTAGTTAGTAGTTATGCCTATCCTTACTAGTATAGCCTAGCTTCCTGTGTTTTATATAGTAatgtttataatataatacccCTCCTTTATTAGTCTTATCCTTAAggctattaaaataagccAGCTAAGGCTTAAGTAACTTTTTCCTCCTTTATCCtccttatatactattatattagctaaTTATATCTTAAGACCTTTTATCTAATCCTATAAACcttcttataaaataaataagtaaaatgCCCTCCTTAAGTTAATAATTAGAAATCTAGTTAATATACCTACTTATTCCTTTTATTAAGATTAAGGcctttaaaattataaggCATTTAATATAAACTTGTCCtgttattataagtatatttatttaaataggttttactataatataaatccTCTTACCCCGTAgtagttatattatattagtaccTAATACTAGAAAGCTAAGTCTAAGTTAGAAGCTACTAAGGAAGAACTTAAAAAGGTAAGCGCTAAAGTgtattacttataaaaataaaagaaattatagcttaagaaaataatatatatagttatatataatattaataatattaaagagTTAAAATATATAGAATATAAGGAAgtaaaatagctttaaaaggatattaatattcttcttactccttttaataatttagattttatgttggtttatttcttagatactaaatttaatattaagtttttaaatagtgcttataaaattaattaagatatatttcttaggaataaaactatttaaGTAACGTTAAGTAGtttataaggtttttagCTGGTTCTTAGGTGtttttaaagtttaaatatcccttttacttaataagataataataattctttatatttccttatactttaagtatctatttaactttatatttattagtattttttattataatatttataataattatagatttatttaatactttctttaataataatatataaaatataagatggattcttattttatttaataataataatttataattaatatttaagattttttatttaataagaaataatttaatctttttttaattaagtttattattaggttattttattttaatatttttataaataaggtataCTTTATATCCCTCTTTTAGgattaatattaataatctctttttatttatataatactttatttagttttataaaaatatttattcttattataaatgcttttatatttttattataattactatatatattatagctaCTAGCGCGTTTACTTTTTATgttatatatatcttaataataaggtTAAACCTATAATTTACCctaaataataatatctttatattattaatcTTAGAGCTATTATAAGCCTATTATGCTAGTAATAGCTATTCTATTTAATTATTctattagtaattaatatagctttatagatattatttaagtatctggtttaagatttttatttatttatttaattataaataaaatactataaataagctttacttaaCTTTTATGGTTTTTATAAggtatttttaaaagtttaatataaataatttattataatttaatataagctttattaataatctatattatataataattatcttaaaaaatatatatattaagttcTTAGTATTACTTGATTTTATATAAGGAatataataggtatattttataagtttattaataataactaagatattattataagtaactCCTATTATTAGTTCCTTAGACTTTAAtagtttaataataaagtttataataatagtttattatactcTCTTAGATAgtaatattagttataatttattatataatatatattatattacctttactttattatatatattatatttcttaataacttcttatattattttcttactttttaagAAGTTATATAAtcttcttattttattaattattttctttataccttaatatttatataaggggtatttatatatttctttaataagctactcttaaagtatattaagaatatactattatttattatataagaaagTCTTATTTtccttaaataaatatatttttatttcctaattatttaaataattattatttttaatatataatataatctaTTATATCTATATTTTATCTGGCTTAACctactaggttatattaacTTCTTAGGTGCCTAATATAAGGTTCTtattcttagtaatatataataaaggtatattatttatttatttatttaattttaaatcctttttttagttaagtatatttactcttttatttttagatcctttataatatataatcttaaaatCATAATTTATAAGGGTTTTATACCATTTAAtctattatttatttagatcctttataattaaaaataatataagatttttataattaatataaaccttaatttaatactttactcttataaaataatatttttattctttAAAGCActtaataatagctataagttctttattataaatcctataattaagtttaggtttataaagtttttttaaaaagaatataattaagtataatctcccttaattatcttattatctaagttatttacctagtataaaatctaaggcatttattttaagcttataaggTTTATCCTAATTAagtacttttaatataagtttttttataactaattcttttattttttagaatacTATATCtttaagtttaatttatttaaagctaatttctttctttattaagttaataaaaagttataaaatatctttatatttacttaagAACTTctaataaaagtttataaatataataaattcTCTTACTTCTTTTAGGTTAATAAGTATTAACTATTCTTAAATAgttttaatcttttttaagcttatttatacttttttatatataagtatatagcctaaaaagtatataatttatttataaaactagTATTTAAAAGCCTTAACTAAgagtttattattttataaggtttataatatcttataaatatattatttatattccttaagtatatttaaataaataaggatattattaagatatataaCCATAAATATCcctaattatttttatataattatattaattatcttttaaaatattactagtacGTTAATAAGTCTAAAAGGTATTATTAGGTACTTATAGTATTCTTTACTAGtttaaaatactattatttacttatagctttcttttatttatattagattataaGCTCCTTTTAGgttaagtataataaattatttagttttCTTAACTTTatcttatattttagttataagtaataataagtattaattcttaattataatcttatttaagtattaataattaatatataattatagttttttatttttctttaataCCTATAAgattaagtattttattaaggACTTTAATAGTTATATATATCCCTTTTTTAGTATATcctttaaatactttttaagtgctttattttacttaagGTTTTAGGGAtaaatcttattaaatattagtTTAATACTAGGCTAAAGtctaattttataattctagtataaatactttagTAGTTTTATTtctagctttttattaaatagcttattatactttaagtatttcttaggaatttttattatcttagcttttagctttttagtaattatatatattcttaaaagCCTATTATAATCTAAATAAGGTGCTTTTTATAGGCTactcttagtattataattatatcCTAGTAAATCCTATTAAAGTTAGTTAATTctttaattaacttatagATTACTTACTTATAACCAGGGTATccctaatataatattatgtTTTAAGAttactataatatttaatataacctagtattttataccttatatattaataaggaGATTTAcgatttttatattaattactttatagctatactttattataattctttttatagttataagttaataaggcttatttTTAGGTATctaaggtaattataatttattaataagatttaataaaataaaatttccttatactttattattaattattacttaGATTTTTCTTcctattataattatattaactataaggtatatagtattattaatatttataatatataaagacTTATTAGATctttattaagaaattaattttaattataataatagttattattttttaatttattattcCTTTcctcttattattatttagcATATATCTTTAAGCgctattattagtaattattttttagcgttttattaaagcttccttaataattacttaatttattatttatattaattaaacttagactaagtaagttacttataattatataattccttttattcttat harbors:
- the fsdS gene encoding Fusaridione A synthetase fsdS translates to MEVVYESLEAAGLPLESLVGSQTGVYVGLMCADFANHLQRDVDATPIYMGDRHRSKHNL